GGCTGTTTCTGGTGCCTCGAGGCCGTATACGACGATCTCAGGGGTGTGACCGACGTGGTGTCCGGCTACATGGGCGGCCACGTGGCAAACCCCGATTACCGTCAGGTGTGCACGGGTGATACCGGCCATGCCGAGGTCGTACAGATCACCTTCGAGCCCGAGCAGGTGTCTTTCCGGCAACTGCTCGAGGTGTTTTTCACCATTCATGACCCGACCACCCTCAACCGTCAGGGCGCCGACGTGGGAACCCAGTACCGTTCGGCAGTGTTCTACCACTCGGAAGAACAGCGCCGCACCGCCGAGGAGGTGATCGCGGAGCTCGGGGCCCAGGGGGTGTGGCCCGCTCCGATCGTGACCGAGCTCTCTCCGGCGTCCACCTTTTATCCGGCGGAGGAGTATCACCAGGAGTACTTTGCCCGGAACCCGGCGCAGCCGTACTGTCAGGTCGTGATCGCCCCCAAGGTGGCCAAGTTCCGCAGCAGATACCTCGCCGAACTCAAGCGCTAGTCCCAAAGGCCCCGGATCGATGGGGCCTTCGCTGTTTGAGGGGGTGGAGAATCCTTCCCCCTTTTCTCACTATTTTAATCTTGTAAAAACTGAATATGAGAACAAGGAGAGAGGCCATGCGCAGAAACAAATACACCTTCGGGGTTTTTATCGGGCGCTTTCAGCCGATGCACACCGCCCACCTGCAGGTCATGCTGGGAGCCCTGGAACAGGTGGACCGCCTGATCGTGATCATCGGCTCGGCCCGCGCTCCCCGCAACGTCAAGAACCCCTTCAGCGCCGAGGAACGCCAGCGTTTCATCCTCGAGGCCCTGACCGAGGCCGGGGTTCCCCGCACCCGGGTGCTGTTCGGGCAGGTGCGCGACTACTACTACAACGAGAGCATGTGGCTGGCCGAGGTGCAGACCTCGGTGTACGCCCTGACCAAGGGCAACCGCGACGTGGCCCTGATCGGGCACGAGAAAGACGACTCCAGCTACTACCTGCGCTCGTTCCCCGACTGGGAGTACCTCCCCACCCGCGTGGTCTCTCCGCTGAACGCCACCGATTTGCGCCGCCACTACTTCGAGGCCAGCGACCGTGCCCAGGGCGAGACGGACGCCGAGCTGCGCGCGATGTTCACCGCCGAGTCAAAGGCCCTGCCCCCGGCGGTAGCGCGTTTCCTGACCGCCTTCCGCGAAACCCCCGACTACCGCGAGCTGCAAGACGAGTACCGCTACCTGGTGGATTACCGTGAACGCTGGAAGAACGCGCCCTTCGAGCCCATCTTCGTGACCACCGACGCCATCGTGATCAAGTCCGGACACGTGCTGGTGGTACGCCGCCGCTCGCAGCCCGGACGCGGCAAGCTCGCCATGCCCGGCGGTTTTCTCGACCCCAGGCAGACCCTGCTGCAGTCGTGCCTGCGCGAGCTGCAAGAAGAAACCGGCATAGCCAGCCGCGATCACCTCGTTCCGCTCGAAGAAGCCCTCAAAGACCGCGCGGTGTTCGACTATCCCACCCGCAGCCTGCGCGGACGCACCATTACGCACGCCTTCTTGTTCGACCTGGGAAAGGGTCAGTTACCTCAGGTCAA
The nucleotide sequence above comes from Deinobacterium chartae. Encoded proteins:
- the msrA gene encoding peptide-methionine (S)-S-oxide reductase MsrA; its protein translation is MEPSRFEVATLAGGCFWCLEAVYDDLRGVTDVVSGYMGGHVANPDYRQVCTGDTGHAEVVQITFEPEQVSFRQLLEVFFTIHDPTTLNRQGADVGTQYRSAVFYHSEEQRRTAEEVIAELGAQGVWPAPIVTELSPASTFYPAEEYHQEYFARNPAQPYCQVVIAPKVAKFRSRYLAELKR
- a CDS encoding bifunctional nicotinamide-nucleotide adenylyltransferase/Nudix hydroxylase; this encodes MRRNKYTFGVFIGRFQPMHTAHLQVMLGALEQVDRLIVIIGSARAPRNVKNPFSAEERQRFILEALTEAGVPRTRVLFGQVRDYYYNESMWLAEVQTSVYALTKGNRDVALIGHEKDDSSYYLRSFPDWEYLPTRVVSPLNATDLRRHYFEASDRAQGETDAELRAMFTAESKALPPAVARFLTAFRETPDYRELQDEYRYLVDYRERWKNAPFEPIFVTTDAIVIKSGHVLVVRRRSQPGRGKLAMPGGFLDPRQTLLQSCLRELQEETGIASRDHLVPLEEALKDRAVFDYPTRSLRGRTITHAFLFDLGKGQLPQVNPSSDAAEAFWMPVSEVLAHPEYFFEDHYNIIEHFLLRR